From a single Populus nigra chromosome 18, ddPopNigr1.1, whole genome shotgun sequence genomic region:
- the LOC133678931 gene encoding transcription factor PRE3-like: protein MSSRRSRSRQSSSSRISDDQILDLVTKLQQLLPEIRNRRSDKVSAAKILQETCNYIKSLHREVGDLSERLSELLETTDTAQAAIIRNLLMQ, encoded by the exons ATGTCTAGCCGAAGGTCACGATCAAGGCAATCAAGTAGTTCAAGAATCAGTGATGATCAGATCCTTGATCTTGTTACAAAGTTGCAACAACTTCTTCCTGAGATTCGTAACAGGCGTTCTGACAAG GTTTCGgctgccaagatcttgcaggAGACGTGCAACTATATTAAAAGCTTGCATAGAGAGGTTGGTGATCTTAGCGAGCGGCTGTCTGAGCTATTGGAAACGACTGACACAGCCCAAGCTGCAATAATCAGGAACCTACTTATGCAATAG